CCCGATGGCATCATATCTGCCCTGCTGGCACCGCATCCCGCCCGCTGGCACCTCTGTGGCTCGGACCTTGCCCCCGGTGCCTCCACGGCCAGCGCCGGGCTGAGCAGAGGGCACAGCCCACGGGCTGGGAACAGCTCGGGCGCACCGGGTCCCTTCCAGGGATGGCTGGGGAGCTGCGCCCCGTGTCCTGGGTTTTCTCGGGCACCGGAGTGGCATCGTGCCCCGGCAGGGTGAGGGTGCAGGTTGCTGAACATGGATGCTGAGAGGTGTGACGCCTCGGTGGGTGCTGTCTGCTCCCCAGTGAGCACGGAGCCGAGCTGGCAtctccctgctgcaccccaaCCTGGCTCCCCCATGAGTTTCCCCCTCCTCTGACCTGTGTTCTGCCGAACCTCGgcagctcctccctgcccacggcagtGAGCTGGGAACTGCCCTGCCCCTGGCACCTTCACCCCACGAGCCCCCCGCTTGCAGGGGGTCCCCTTTGCTTGCAGGGGGTCCCTTCTGCTTGCAAGGGGTGCCCTTCGCTTGCTCGGGGTCCCTTCCACCTTGGAGGGAGGATGCTCGCTTGGCGAGCTGCTGAGGCACGAATCGGGAAGGGACGAGTGGCAGCGTCTCCGACGAAGCCCCTCGTGGAGGTTAACAGCATCTGGGGGATTTTGGTCAGCagagacccccccacccccaaaccagcccACGTGTCGCCGGGGCCAGGGTGCACAGGGAGCGAATGGGAGGAGAACGCGACCAGAGCCCAAACCAACGTGGAAGTTTCTCAATCCAACGCTTTGGGCTTGTCCCCAAAGTGTCCTTACAGGGATCGCTGCCGGGACACCCCCTCGTCTCCGCCCCACGGCTCCGATGTCCCCTCCGGGAGCAGCGAGccgccttcccccccgccccgggctggGGATTTTCGGGGGAGTCGAGCTGCCTCGCAACCGCCTGGGAAACCAGCCCCACGTCCCCGCGCTCGCCTGCCCGGTTCTCTCACGTATCCCAAATCCCTCACATATGGTTTCTATATCACTTGGCTCTGCCGGCGCTTGCTCGGCTGTAAGCGAGCTTACTTTCCCTTGTCTTTCCATGCAGCTCTTGGCACGGGATGCTCGTCCTTCTCCCAGGCCCTGGTCCTCCCCCGCGCTGCCCGTTCGGACACGTCTCTCCCGGCCCCGGGGAGGGTGCGGGGAGGCCGGGGCcggctcctgcctctgctctgccctcaAATTGCAGCCTGGCCGTGCCAGCGGCAGGTTGGTGCCAGGGGAGGTGCCGGCCCCGGCTTGTTTGCTCTTCCCTTGGCTCTGCCAGCAGGTCTGCTCTCCGCCCTGGGGCTTCCTCCGCTGGGATGGGCCCACCGGCCGGGTGGTGCCGGGGACAGCCCCAAAACATGGCTCTTTCACCCCAAAATGCTCCGTGCCACCGCCGGAGCGGGGTTTGGGCTGGGTGCCGCGCAAAGCCACGGGGTCCGGTTGAGCTAGGGTGCCCGGGCTGTTCTTCTCACCCCGTGCCGGTTGTTTTGGACCCGTCGGGCTTATCCTAAATGTCCCGCCTTGCTTTCGTAATTAGTGGCTCTTTTGGGATCCACTCGCTAATCGCTCGGAGCGCGCGAACTTGGCGCCGCTCCCCATCGGCCCCTAAGCTGCTCCGGCCACCCCGCTGCCCACCGctgcccttcccctgcccttccccaggggCCGGCGAGGGCAAGGGATGCCCAGGACCACCCATTCACCCCCAGATGCCCACAAACCCGGCGAGAAACCCAGCTCCACCCCACGCCGGCCACATCCAGAGCCTCCGTGCCGGCGCTGGCGCAGCGGCACGGCATGACCTCAGCCAGCCCTCGTGCTCGGGCCGCCGCGTTTCCGCAAAAGCCGGGTCCCCGGGGCTCGGCGCCGGCCAAATGCCGAAGCCGGGAGCCGCGTCCTGCAGCGTTGACTCATGGCGAAGccgtggcgggcgggagggcaggaggaagaggaggaggaagaggaggaggaagggccgCGCAGGGTTGCGTCCTCCAGCCCTGTAATGTCGAAGCATCTCTGCACCGCGGGAGCCGTGGCAGAGCGGTGCCGGAGGGGCTCCGGGCCCTGGcagacggacggacagacggacgcTCCTCGGCCAGCTCCGTTCCTGCGGGTGCTGGGCGCAGCGGGAGCTTCCCGGGCCATATGGCTTTGCTTCGTGGTGGCAGATGACTCAGAGGTCACTGGAGCATCTCAGGGCTGCCGGAGCTcgaatggggctggggggcaggagCCGGGCAGGAAGGGGGTCCCAAGGCCAGCGTTGGGTTTTGCacggtgaaaaaaaaaaaaaaaaaaaaaaaaaaggcggtTTTGCAACACAAATAATAACAGAAACCCTAAAAAGTGATGGACCGGGCTTTATGCGAACCAGATGTCAGCACGGGGCTGGCTCTGGCTGCTGGGAGAGCCGACACGGTGGCGGGTTGGGGAGCGGAGGGAGCCCGGCCAGCACCACGCTCGCTTTCCTTCCCGGCCCCCAGCTGAAGGAAAGGGGGAcgacgaggaggaggaagggcttGCCTTCCTCTTCAGGGTCATGCCAGGTGCGGAGGGGCTGGGTGCGGGGAGCCCAGCCCCGATGGGGTTTGGGGTCTCTCAGCAGCGGCATGGGGGGGGCTCACAcctcgtccccccccccggcagctgCCTTCCTGGGAGACATCGCTCTGGACGAGGAAGACCTGCAGCTCTTCCAGGTGGACCGGGTGGTGGACCTGGCACGCCACACCATCACGCGCCTGCCCACCAACTCCTCAGGTACCGCCGCGGTCCCAGCCCTCCCGGCCGCCCCCATCCCCGGGGGGCTGCCCGCGttcacccccccccgccccgctccccgcaggCAGCAACTCCACCAACGCCAGCCCACGGCCGGGCCACCAACCGCGCAGCCGGGGCCGGCAACGGGCACGGAACCGCCGTGCCGCCACGTCCCGGCCGGAGAGAGTGTGGCCGGACGGGGTCATCCCCTACGTGATCAGCGGCAACTTCAGCGGTGAGTGCAGGCGAGCCGGGGGCGGATGCTCCGTCCCCggcgtgcctcagtttccccatgcCGGGCTGacggcccccgccgccccctcccgcaGGCAGCCAGCGAGCCATCTTCCGGCAGGCGATGCGGCACTGGGAGAAGCACACGTGCGTCACCTTCTTGGAGCGCAACGATGAGGACAGCTACATCGTCTTCACCTACCGCCCTTGCGGGTACGtggactggggaggggggggtccccaggcacGCACCGGGACCACCCTGCCCCTTGGCTCTTGCACTGCAAGGAGGGAGCGTGGTGGCTGTTAGGATGCTCGGCTGACGTGCCTTGGCACCAAAAGGCCCACGTCGGCGTGTGCGTGGTGCTAAATGGTCGGCCCAGACCCGCTCGGTTTCGTGGAGGGCTGGGGTGCAAAGGGGACCCGTCCCTGGGGTCTGGTCCCTGCGGGTGGTTGGGGCACAGGAGGTCTCGGAGCCACCGACCGGTGACACTGGCCGCCGCGGGCCGGGGGCTGAGGTCGGTGGCGCGGCACCAGCCCGGGCTTGCAGCAGGGCTGACGCCAAAGGAAACAGGGGTTTGGAAGAGCTCAGCGTCTTCACGCGTcagggcacagccccagccAAGCAGATGGTGGTTAGGAGGAGGCTTTCCCCTGGAACGGGCTGTGAACGGCGGCGGGGGGTGCCGGTCCGCGCCCCCGCATGGGCGCAAACTCTGATCCTGGGGCTGGCGTGCAGAGTTGGACCAGCCGAGCTGGCAGGCGCGAGCGAGAGTCCAACGCCGGTGCAGGATGGGCACCCATGGGAGCAGCGCCCTGGGATGCCGGGGCTGCCCGCAGCcgtaccgtgccgtgctgtgCCATGCCGTGCCATGCCGTGCCATGCCGTGCCGTGCCAGGCAGCCcgggggcaggagcagaggtcTCCCAGTTTCCAGGCGGAGCTGAGGTTGGAGGCACGGCTCAAGCTCCCTGCGTGGGCAGGACGGCTGAAGCTTCCAGCCAGCCGAGGCAGCAGGGATGCTTCCCAGATGCTCCACACCGAGCGGGACCAGGAGGGTTGATGCTTCCAGCCTGACTCATGTCTTTACCCAGGGAAGCACCGGGATGCCCACACCGCAGGGGCATCCCCTGGGAGAGCCGGGGCTGACCCGGTGCCACCCACCTCCCCGCCCAGGTGCTGTTCCTATGTGGGCCGCCGAGGAGGGGGACCCCAGGCCATCTCCATCGGCAAAAACTGTGACAAATTCGGCATCGTGGTGCACGAGCTGGGCCACGTCATCGGGTTTTGGCACGAGCACACGCGCCCCGACCGGGACGACCACGTCTCCATCATCCGGGAGAACATCCAGCCAGGTAGGGAgcagcctccctcctcctcttcctcttcctcctcttcctccctgccgTGGGGTGCTGCCAAAGCCGGGGTTCCCCCTGACGGCATCCCCATCCCGCCTGCCTCCGCAGGGCAGGAGTACAACTTCTTGAAGATGGAGCCGGAGGAGGTGGAGTCGCTGGGTGAGACGTACGATTTCGACAGCATCATGCACTACGCCAGGAACACCTTCTCCAGGTATGCGGCCGGGGTGGCTCGCCCACGGGTCTCCGTCCTTCCCACAGCACCGGAGACAGTGGCGtggggtccccagccctggcGGGGGAGACGGTGGCACATTAGCAGCTTTGCATGAGGTTAATGCACTTTGTGCAAGGCTCCCATCTCCAGCAGAGCCGTGCCGCGGCGTGCCGGGCAGGATGAAGCCCTATGGCATCCCATTTCAGGGCAGGGACGGTGCTTGTCCCCGCGGTCACCTCCGGCGGGGACGCGTCCCCGCTGACTCACCGGCCCGCAGGCTTTAATTAGCCAGGCTGTTTTTAGCATCCTTCCCCCAGCAGCGGGGAGCAGCCGCAGACCCGGCGCTTTCCAGCCGCCGCTCAGCCTCTGCCTGCTCTCGCCCCAGGGGCATCTTCCTCGACACCATCCTGCCCAAGTATGACGTGAACGGGGTCCGGCCCGCCATCGGCCAGCGGACGCGACTGAGCAAAGGGGACATCGCCCAGGCCCGCAAGCTCTACCGCTGCCCGGGTGAGTGCCACCGGGACGGCTCTGCCGAGCCCCGGGCCGGGACGGTGTGTCACTGCCGGGGGGCCGGAGCGGCCGCCGGGCTGATCGGATTGGGGTGAGCGCGCACGGGGCCGTAGCTGCCGGGGAACGGCTCTGCTTTCACCCCGAGACTTGACAAAAGGAAGCGTCGCCCTGGCGGCATCCCCTGTTCCCAGTGGCAAAACGTTCTTTGGGGTCTTCCTCGCCATCGGACCCCCCGCGAGGACCATGCAAGTTGCCTTCCTCCATCCACGGGACTTTTCTGGGGTGTTTGTGAGCAGAAGCTAAATGCGAGACCTCGGTGAGCCACGGGGCTCTGCCGGTGTGAGCAAGGGCATCCTTAgctgccctctcctcccagtCCTCTGAGAAAAGAGCATCCCCCAAAGAGCATCCTCCAAGAGCATCCTTGAAGAGCAGAGCATCCCCTGAGAGCATCTTCTGACAGCAGAGCATCCTCCGAGAGCAAAGCATCCTCGGAGACCATCCTCCGAGAGCATCCTCCAACCCACCCCGACAGCAAGAGGGTTTTTGGATGAGGCACGGCTGGGCGTTATGGCGGGGTGGGACAGCACGGTCCCACCGCAGACCACGGTCTTCCCCGGGGCCGGTGCAGAGCAAGGGATGCTCAGCACCACCGTCGCACGTGTCGGCACCTTGAACGGCACTGAGGACCGTGGCCCGTGAGCGGTGGCATTGCCCCGGGCGCTAGGGAGGCTGGCACGAGTCCCCCGGCTGCAGGCACGTGCTCTGGGACTTTACCAGCAACATCTGCAAGGAGTTTGGCTCCCGCACGCTCCCGCTTAATTCCAGCAACTAATTAGCAGCCTGGAAGAGGGACGTCTTTGTGAGGGGCCCCAGCAGCCAGCCGTGCCACGTTCAGGGGCTGCGGGGGAACGGGGCTGCGAGTGCGAGCAGGAAAAGTGATTAGTTTGGAGGggggaacaacaaaaaaaagcccccaaaaagcagccccccccaaaaaaatcccctctgcagcccagctttcccttccctttgttTCCACTACGAagcaaggagggaaaaaaggcagcGAGCCCAGGTttcaagctgcctttttttcacGTTTCACCTTTCATctcgcagccccccccgccccgagcgggaggcggggggcggccgcctTGGCCCCACGACAGCCGGAGCGAAGCGCCGTGTGCCGTGGCCGCGGCATCATGTGGCTTCCAGATGGCAGTTCTGGGCCAGATCCAGCCGCGGCTGCGTAAACCTGCCCAAAGCCCGGGCGGCGAGCCGGGCCCCCGCGGCGTGGCAGGGCACGGGGGGGCCGTGGGATGGCTCCTGCATCCGGGGCTcggtggctggggaagggggggcacgGTGCTTGCGAGGGGGTGCCGGGAAGCTGGGAGCATCACCAGCTTCTCCGgtgaggtttgggggtttttggggttgCTGCAgtaaggtggtggtggtgggggggtttGCAGAGCTGGCCTCGGGGCTGGGAATTTGGGtgcaggggggctgggggcaggagcTGGTCTGAACCCAATGCTGCCCATCTCAATGCTGGGGGCTTCAGGGGGGGGTCTGAGCCCTGCTTTTCCCCCTTTGCAGCTTGTGGGGAGACGCTCCAGGACAGCCAGGGCAACTTCTCCTCCCCCGAGTTCCCCAACGGATACTCTGCCCACATGCACTGCGTCTGGAGGATCTCCGTCACCCCCGGAGAGAAGGTACCAGCCGCCGGCACAGCACCGAAGgcaccccacctcctccccagccctcctctccctccttgccCCACCTTCTACCCTTTTTTCGGCGTGCCCCTAACCCCAGCATCCCCCACTGCCCGGTGCCTCGCTACGGTTCGGGATGCTGCCGGGCATCACCACCGAGCGGGTCCCGGTGCCATCTGGACCGCTGGCACCCGGCACGGCCGAGCACGGCAGACGGAGACCCCcgcggggtgctggggggggctcacCCCACTCTCTTCCCCCCCCGTCCCCAACTTTAGATCATCCTGAACTTCACCACCCTGGACCTCTACCGAAGCCGGCTGTGCTGGTACGACTACGTGGAGGTGAGAGACGGGTTCTGGAGAAAGGCCACGCTGCGAGGTAACCAACCGGGAGCTCTTAGCCTGGCCGGCCGGCGctgcctgccccgctgcctgccttgctgccctcaccccctgccccacggggATGCTCCGGGTGCAGGCAGCGGGGTGAGGGACTCCCCTCTGCCTGTATCCCTGCCCGACCGTGACCTGCCAAAGccctggggcggggggaagctGGCCCCggaggggtttttgggggtgAACGGGGCTCACCAGTTTGCTGGCCCATACCAGTGAAACCAGTACGGCTGACCCAGCTGGCCGGCACATCCCTCCCCAGGGAGATGCCAGTATCTCGGTCCTATCCCCGTAAACTGGATGTTCCCCAAATCCCAGTTGACCCCGCGCTCTGAAATAACCAGTTTCTGTGAAACAGCCAGAAAAgccggaggggagcggggggagaaGCAGCGCTTTCCCTTTAGGATGCTGGCAAGgggtgcggggctggggggaacgGGACCGGGATGTGGtggcgaggaagaggagggcgCCCGGCCAGAGGCAGCCCAGCACGCCTTCATCCCCAGGCAGGTTCTGCGGGAACAAGCTGCCCGAGCCCATCATCTCCACCGACAGCCGCCTCTGGGTCGAGTTTCGGAGCAGCAGCAACTGGGTGGGCAAAGGTTTCTTCGCCGTCTACGAAGGtaggggagggcagggagggggcacGGGGCCGGCGGTGGggcaaggtggggggggggggggctcaggcaGCTTCTTCTCCCTTCCAGCCATCTGTGGGGGGGACGTGAAGAAGGACAACGGGCACATCCAGTCCCCCAACTACCCCGATGACTACCGACCCAGCAAGGTGTGCATCTGGAAGATCACCGTCTCCGAGGGCTTCCACGTGGGCTTGACCTTCCAGTCCTTCGAGGTGGGTGAGCATCCCCCCGTGCTGTGCCGgtcccccccttccctggggtgggaaggggaaatCTCCCCAGTGGCATCTCCCCGACCCAATGCACCCCACGGGACAGGCTTggggctgcagcggggctgttgctgccctgcctggctacCCGCatccctctgcctgcctccgtgcctcagtttccccatgcaGCAGACCAGCTCCCTTGGCTGGTGGGTGCGTGGGTCTGGAAGCGTGGGCATAAGGAAAGCGGCAGGCAGGGTTTGGGGATGCTGAGGCCAAGACGGTGTCCCCCCCCGTTAACACCCCCCGCCAGATCGAGCGGCACGATAGCTGTGCCTACGACTACCTGGAGATCCGGGACGGCAGCAGCGAGTCGAGCAGCCTCATCGGGCGCTACTGCGGCTACGACAAACCAGACGACATCAAGAGCACCTCCAACAAGCTCTGGATGAAATTTGTCTCCGACGGCTCCATCAACAAGGCGGGCTTTGCCGTCAACTTCTTCAAAGGTAGGAGATGTGCCGGGGGAGCgggatggggggccggggggggccctgCCTGCCCGCTCAACCCCACTGCCCCTGCCCAGAGGTGGACGAGTGCTCGCGTCCCAATAACGGCGGCTGCGAGCAGCGCTGCGTCAACACCCTGGGCAGCTACAAGTGTGCCTGCGACCCCGGCTACGAGCTGGCCTCCGACAAGCGCCGCTGCGAGGGTGagtgattccccccccccccagcctcgcCGTCCCCCCACCCGCTCCGTGCAGCATCCCTAATCCCAGGGAGCCCGGGGACGTGACGGGCGCTGGGTGCCTCCCACCCTGCAGCCGCCTGCGGAGGTTTCCTCACCAAGCTCAACGGCTCCATCACCAGCCCGGGGTGGCCGAAGGAGTACCCCCCCAACAAGAACTGCATCTGGCAGCTGGTGGCCCCCACCCAGTACCGCATCTCCCTGCAGTTCGACTTCTTCGAGACCGAGGGCAATGACGTGAGTCAGCCGGGGAGCAGCCCCTCTCCATCGTGTGCGTCTCCCCGATACTGCCGGGGGCTGGCAGGGTGGCACAGCCGTGCCACCAGCCCCCCTGTCGtgtccccccctctccccttccttgcacCCCGCAGGTCTGCAAATACGACTTCGTGGAGGTGCGCAGCGGGCTGACCGCCGACTCCAAGCTGCACGGCAAGTTCTGCGGCGCCGAGAAGCCGGACGTCATCACCTCCCAGTACAACAACATGAGGATCGAGTTCAAGTCCGACAACACTGTCTCCAAAAAGGGCTTCAAAGCCCATTTCTTCTCAGGTAGAGCTGCCCGGCCCTGGCAACGggcatcccctgccctccctcgCCGAGCCCACCCTCCCCGCACCCCCAAACCGCTGCTAACGCCTGTCCTTGCCCGCGCCGGGGGTGCAGCCCCCGGTCCCAGCCCGGCGGCAGGGTGATCCTTGGGTCTCTGCCTCGTGGGGTCTGAACCCCCTCCGGCAGCATATTTTGCTGCCTCTTGAGGCTTCTCCCCTCTTTTCGGGGGGGCAATTGGGTCCTACGTCAGATGCTGGGGTGTTCCCGGGGGGTCCCCAAATGGCCAGCGGGCTCTGGGCTCCAGCTGCATCCGCAGAGGCAGAGGGAAATGTTTTGGGGACAGGGATGTGCTTAGCCCTGGAGGGGCCAGCGCTGGCCAGGGGGGAGcagctctcccccccccacccgccccccagccccgccgccggccgggcaCTGCACCCCTCGGGCGATGCTACCGCGGGGAGGGCAGCGACGATGCTccgctctgctgcctgctgtgctgtTCCACCCCGCTACGCTGCACGGCCACGGGCTTGCTCCGCTTCCCGGGCAGGGTGTTCCGCATCCCGGCTAACGCCGTAGCGGGAATATCGGTATCCGGCCACCACCATGTCTTAGGTCTCCGGAGTGGTCCCTCCTCCCAAAAACCGTTACCTGCTTATCCCCGTCTGTTCTGTggtcctctctcctctcctgggcCACCCGGCCGGGAGATGGTGTCACCTTCGGCCGGGTCTTGGGGAGgtagggatggggacacggagCGAAACGCACCGCCGGCCACCGCCCAGCATCACCCGGGGCCGGCCACGGGACCCTCGTGCAAGAGAGGGTCTCCCTCGGCACGGCGCGGTGCCCTGGACATCAGCGCGGCCGCCAGCGACCGACCGACGGCACCTCCTGgacgggctgggctgggctggaccGGACCACTGATGCCTTGCACCTCCCGCTGCTTTTTGGCCCCGTCGAGGCTGTTTCTgaggggcggcgcggccggtCGGCTGCGGAGAGCGGTGGGAGCCGGCATCCCCAGGAGCTCTCGGGGTTCCCCGAGGCAGCCCGGCAGCTGGCCGGAGCGGCAGAGACCCGCGGGCCAGGGGTAGAGtatctttgctttatttttttaattaaaaccaaggCAAGTAAGGTGGCCCAGCGGGGCCCAGCCATCGGGAGCCGGCACCCTCCAGCAAAGCGAGACCTTGGGAAAGCCCGGCGGCCGAGCGGCAGCGGGACCACGGGGCAGCCAGGTGAGTGTCCCCTCGCCGCGCTTCGggttccttccctctcccctttgccctcctcttcctcccaccgGGATGTGTGGCGGTCCCATGGGGGCTGCCCCTATCCCGGACCACCAAaccctctcctccacctctcGCCGCTCAGGTCTCGGgctttcccagcagcaggaccacGCTGGAGGACTCGGCCACACCAGGGTCCCTCCTCCGGTCCCCCCCCAGGGTCGCTCCCGGCCAGCCTTGGGCAAAGCATCTCCCCTGCGGCTCCTTTTTAGCCGCGGAGGGTCTCTGCGCTCCTTCCCCACCGCTCCGGATGCAGCCAGCCACCGAGCTCTGCCCCTCGGTGCCATGGGCAGCCTGGCCGCCCGGGCACCCATTTTCCCCCGGCGAAGATGTGgccccttcctcttcttcctcctcttcctcctcctcctcctcctcctcctcacggGCCGGGGCGATGGGAGGCAGCAGCCGGCTCCGTCGGCTGGCGCGTAAGGATGCGTTCGCCCGGGAATCCGCCACGGTGTCGGCACCCAGGTACGTCCCCCTGGCTCTCCGCCGAGCCCCGGTGCACGGGGGGTCCGTAGCGGGGTGATAGGTGCaggcgggggctgcggggcggtgAGCAGCCCGGAGCCATCGGATGCACGCCGGGATAACGGTGAGCGCACGGCAATGCCGGGTTGCGGCGAGCAAGCTGGTTAGAATAAAGGATTGCTAAAGACACCGACCCGGTGGGCTTCTTTCCTCTGCCAACTCTCTCCGCTCTTGTCTCGCCCGCCCAGGCTCCCTCCGTCCTGCCGGCGGGGTGATGCCACGCGCGCTCCCCCGGTGCTGGAGCTGCCCTGAGCCCACCCGGCCCATCCGAAGCCCCTTCCCATCCCCAAAAGAGCTTTTCCGCCTCGCTTCCACTCTCAGACCTAGGAGACGTCAGGTTACAGCCTCCGGTTGAGAGGCGGCCGCGGGGCTTGGGGCTGCCccgaggggttggggggggctgggacaGGACCCCCCCACTCCCTAccctcgctgctgctgctggctccagGAGGGATGCTCTTCTCCAGCATCGCTATGAGCTCGGAGAGGGATGCTGGGGTAGCTGGTGCCCGCTTGCTGCTGGCTTCCCCCCACCGCTGCCCGCTCCCCAAACCATCGCCccgtggggagggggagcaagGAGGGGGGATAAGCCATGGAGCATCCCGGCCCGGCCCCAAAgcggggggctctgggggggggttggcgAGCCCTGAGACACCGGCGATAGGGATGTGGGGCAGGTGGTGGGCGCTGGGAGGTAAGTATGGCCAGCCCCGGGGGGACGCCTTGCTCCGGGCGAGCCCGAACCCCTCCGCTGCCATTCCCATACCTCCCCCAGCCCAGACACCCCCAAGAACCCACCCGAAGCCCACCCTCATCCTCCCAGAGCCAGCcacaccacctcctcctcttcctcctcttcttcctccccgcAGAGCCGCTCGCCGCCGAGCCCCGGCTGCACGAGGGGCTCGCGGGGGTCCCCTCCGCTGCCTGCTTccccggctgccgctctgcaTGCCCcgccgtccccgccgccccccgccatccccccgctcccccatcgctcccccctttttttttttttttttccctctctctttgcagagaagaagcagcagctgcagcccccgAAATCTCGCCCGCCCGGCCTGAAGTTTCGCCTGCAGaagcggccgaggggcccctCCTGAGCCACGCCgtcctctccatctttctcaggaacgccgcggccccggccgccgcgcGGGAGCACGCcggggccgagccgagccgagccgtgcCACTGGCCCCGGCAGCCCCTTGCTTGACAGAACTGGTTGTTggccttatttttaatttttttaaaaaaaatttttttttttttttttttttttggttttaagcaccctcctgccccatccccgTTGTTTTTGTCATTGACCAGctgatcttggtttttttttttttttcccgatttttACCGTGTCTGTGACATTTCCCTATCGATGAGTAAAGAGGGACTCCCGCGTCCTGGTCTTTCTTGTGCATCTTTGGTTGTCACTGTgtgtttttctgccttccccGTCCGTACCGTAAGCAGGTAATGGTTGTGCCCATGGGTGAAcccagggagaggaggacccaTCCCGTCCACTcgcgggggctgccccggctcGGGCAAGGGACGGCGGATCTGCTTGCTGCTGGCCGTAGGCGCTTGCTTGGCTGGTCGCTCCCCGGAGGGCAgcggtgtggggctggggaccggCACGCACCGGGCagggccgtgccgtgccgggaTGCCGTACCGGGATGCCGGCCGCCGGGCTTTCCCATCCCGCTCAGCCGTGGTCCCTCTGCTCTCTCGGCAGACAAGGACGAGTGTTCCAAGAACAACGGGGGCTGCCAGCACGAGTGCCTCAACTCCTTCGGCAGCTACGAGTGCCAGTGCCGCAGCGGCTTCGTGTTGCACGACAACAAGCACGACTGCAAGGAAGGTGGGTCTGCGCCCCATACCCCCCCCCGCTGGGtggaccccccccacccatgcACCCATGACCCCCTCCTTGTCCCCGCAGCCGGCTGCGACCATAAGGTGACGTCCATCTCGGGGACCATCACCAGCCCCAACTGGCCCGATAAATACCCCAGCAAGAAGGAGTGCAC
This Buteo buteo chromosome 12, bButBut1.hap1.1, whole genome shotgun sequence DNA region includes the following protein-coding sequences:
- the BMP1 gene encoding bone morphogenetic protein 1 isoform X2, with translation MRHWEKHTCVTFLERNDEDSYIVFTYRPCGCCSYVGRRGGGPQAISIGKNCDKFGIVVHELGHVIGFWHEHTRPDRDDHVSIIRENIQPGQEYNFLKMEPEEVESLGETYDFDSIMHYARNTFSRGIFLDTILPKYDVNGVRPAIGQRTRLSKGDIAQARKLYRCPACGETLQDSQGNFSSPEFPNGYSAHMHCVWRISVTPGEKIILNFTTLDLYRSRLCWYDYVEVRDGFWRKATLRGRFCGNKLPEPIISTDSRLWVEFRSSSNWVGKGFFAVYEAICGGDVKKDNGHIQSPNYPDDYRPSKVCIWKITVSEGFHVGLTFQSFEIERHDSCAYDYLEIRDGSSESSSLIGRYCGYDKPDDIKSTSNKLWMKFVSDGSINKAGFAVNFFKEVDECSRPNNGGCEQRCVNTLGSYKCACDPGYELASDKRRCEAACGGFLTKLNGSITSPGWPKEYPPNKNCIWQLVAPTQYRISLQFDFFETEGNDVCKYDFVEVRSGLTADSKLHGKFCGAEKPDVITSQYNNMRIEFKSDNTVSKKGFKAHFFSDKDECSKNNGGCQHECLNSFGSYECQCRSGFVLHDNKHDCKEAGCDHKVTSISGTITSPNWPDKYPSKKECTWAIATTPGHRVKLTFSELDVEAQQECAYDHLEIYDGKDAKAPALGRFCGAKEPEPLLSSGNKMFLKFVSDNSVQKKGFEATHTTVCGGQVRAEVKTKDLYSHAQFGDNNYPGGSDCEWVIMAEEGYGVELIFQTFEIEEEADCGYDYMELFDGYDGTAPRLGRFCGSGPPEEVYSAGDSVMIRFHSDDTINKKGFHLRYTSTKFQDTLHMRK